In the Raineyella fluvialis genome, CTGTGGTCCTCCAGTGGCGTGCCTCGATCAGGTCGGGGGGTCCGTTTTCGTGGCCAGCAGTATCGCGAGGTTGTTCATGGCGCTGGTGTTGCCGGCGTTGGCGGCGGTGGTCCACCAGTGGCGTGCCTCGATCAGGTCGGGGGGGTCCGTTTTCGTGGCCAGCAGTATCGCGAGGTTGTTCATGGCGCTCGTGTTGCCGGCGTTGGCGGCGGTGGTCCACCAGTGGCGTGCCTCGATCAGGTCGGGGGGGTCCATTCTCGTGCCCAGCAGTATCCCGAGTCTGTTCATGGCGTTGGTGTCACCGGACTTGGCGGCGCTGGTGTAGGCCTCGATTGCCGCTGAGAAGGGCGATTCCCCCACGCGGAAGCCTCGGCATGGGTCATCGGTTTCCTCCCACCAGCCGGTGGAGCGCCCTGGGCACCCGCTGATATTGCCCCGATCGGGGCACGGGCTCGAGGTGATACTCCTGGTGAACGGGTCCGCCGTCAGCATCGGCGACGATTACGCTCATCGTCCCACTCGGGGTAGAGCAGGTCAGGCAAGACCCACCGCGGATTCCTTCAGGTGCAGCCCTCGGTGGTTGGCGGTTGCCCTGACCACGCCGAACGGCACGAGCCCGGGGTCCATCGGGTAGATGAGCTTCGGCTACTCCTCCACGCGGGCATCCCTCGATGAGCCAACGCGGACCGTTGTGCTGGCCCCACCCCTCGCGGATGATGGACGTAACCCCACGCGAGCCAAAGGTCTGTGGATGCCAGCGACTTCTACCTTCCAAGGTGTCCGGGCGATTGCCCTCGCTGCGCTGGCGGTGCATGTCGTGATCGGCCTGGTCAGTTCCGTGCTGTTTGTCGCGGCGTTCAGATTCCGCCTCGACTACTTCCTCGACCTCGCTTCACTCGTCGATGCGGGACCGGTCTCTGCGGAACTGCTCCGCTGGGCGGCGACGGCAGACCTTCTCAGCTACTACCTTCCCGTTCCGGTGATTGCGTACGCCCTATGGTGCTCGCTGCGTCCCCGTTCCGCCGTCGTCGCCGACTTGTCGCTCGTCGCTGCGTGCGCCTATGCCGTGGCAGGAGGCATCGGTGCCGTGATGCTGGCCGTCGTCGCGCCGTCGCTGATGCATGCTCGGGCGGCAGGTGCAGACCCCGCCGTCACGGTGGTCTTCGCTGCCGTCACCACCACTGTGTACGCAATCTGGCAGGTTCTTGATCCCCTCCTTCTCAGCGCCTGGTGGCTGGGGGCGAGCCTGCTCCTGCGTCGCGACCACCGGCGTTTCGCCGTTGTCATGGGGGCGCTGGGTGGCACGGCCGCGGTGGGGGCACTGCTGACTCTCGTAAAGGCCCGGCCGGTCCTCGGCGCCTTGGCCGGTGTGGTCTTCGTACTGTGGACGGCGTGGGAGGTGTGGCTCTTCGTCCTGATCTGGCGGCGCGCGGAGCCCTTCGACATCCTCGCCGTAGACACGTCTGACCACGTGTGACCTCAGTGCCCCTGCGCATCCCGTCCTCCTCTCCCGAGCCCGGCCAGCGTGGGCTCCTTGCCCACGCGTTCATCGTGGCGGGAGGAGAGATCACCAAGGAGGCTCGCTGTCGGCCAGCAAGGTGCAAGCCGTCATGGCTCCGCGGCGTCTGCCTTAGCCGTCCGTGCCTACAGATAGCCTTCGGGTGGCGATGGTGGGGGGGGCGTGTGGGCGAGTGGACCATTGAGTATGAGGGGGACCGGTTCGAGAAGTTCTTCCTGGGCTTGCCCGAGTACGAGCAGGCAGTGTTGGATGCAGCCATCACCCATGTCCTGGCGGTCCGCGGTATCGACATCTGCAACGGGGAGTGGGGCAAGCCCCTCGGTGAAGGCCTGTACGAGTTCCGGGTGCGTCGGTCGCTGCAGGCTATCCTCACCGAGGCCGGGATGCCGCTGCCCGAGGACCTGGCCGGCGCTGATCGGCAGGTGCTTCTCCGCGTGCTGTGTGCCTTCCGTGGGAACAAGATCGTGTTGCTGTACAGCGGGTACGACAAGCAGCGGGACCCCTCCGCCAAACGTCAGGCCCGGGAGATCGCTGCCGCGCGGAGGTGGCATCGCGCCGGGAGGAAGCACCGCAGGGATTGACGCCTCTGAACCGCGTACGCCTAATATGGCTTTACACGCATAGAGGAGATGTCCCCGTCATGGCACGTAGCTTCGCGGACCTCGCGTCCCGCGCAAAGGAGTCCTGGTCGGGCGACGCCCACCAGGTCAACGAGGCGGCCAGCAAGGTCTTCAAGGCGGAGGTCAGCGCCCAAGAGGCGCTGGGCGCCGATCTGGCTGACGCTCGCCACGGCCGCAACATCACCCAGAAAGTCCTCTCGGACCTCTCTGGTGTCCCGCAGTCGGAGATCAGCAGGATCGAGAGTGGCCGGGCGAACCCCACGATCGAGACCGTCGCCCGCCTGGCTGCCGCACTCGACAAGAAGCTCGTGCTTCAGTAGGCAGTCTCCCGCTTTGGAGGCTTGGTAGGCGGTCCCCTGACTTCAAACGGGGTGTTGGTCGCTGCTGGTCAAGACGCATCGCTTCTTGCACGGTGAACAGTCCGCGCAGCACTGGTACCGCACTCGGGAGTGCCCGGGTGGCCCATGCGTGCAGCGCCGCTCGGGGTGGCGACTATTCCATGAAGTCGAAGAGCGTCCAGTCGACAGGCCGAGAACC is a window encoding:
- a CDS encoding helix-turn-helix domain-containing protein — encoded protein: MARSFADLASRAKESWSGDAHQVNEAASKVFKAEVSAQEALGADLADARHGRNITQKVLSDLSGVPQSEISRIESGRANPTIETVARLAAALDKKLVLQ
- a CDS encoding tetratricopeptide repeat protein; the protein is MGESPFSAAIEAYTSAAKSGDTNAMNRLGILLGTRMDPPDLIEARHWWTTAANAGNTSAMNNLAILLATKTDPPDLIEARHWWTTAANAGNTSAMNNLAILLATKTDPPT